One window from the genome of Microcoleus sp. FACHB-68 encodes:
- a CDS encoding DUF11 domain-containing protein — MGSQNINLSKKVNHQLEIKKPVNFSTFPASLILAACVAGYCTAPAQAEGSRELVSSGGNRPFLEWTNLAPTAGIPRRTTLKVYVNAGETINLGSSVPNSYDAGAGAGITDIVYRSPFGGQNGTCDVNQATGFGFIDTLAKEAAGPLPAAGGYTPCTVVATETGIYEVEFHAPFFSAGAIGNPTARGANVAFPTDGTQLQTVAAWDITVTNGGVPIAGRVYAEYLALNMGSTDASGTTNTSPISSRTYIQTEDGYRYFVDLNGLQPFGFIYFANKRGFTDTAGNALYRSIRLDAGGTLPAGILVNPTEKVFLNVPAADLPTFATSPSGSTWLLTPAAPPPIPTNFTFTGREGTPNQMGSTPVEGGDFSFNAPASITGVTYTIQIDVNQDGDYNDPIDRILRGIAVGGLNTVQWDGRDGFGNPISASLIPYGASMTLNGGEVHFPFLDPENNAGGLIIQRQIPIGGSTDTVYYDDTGLTGTTPPNPISAIAGVPSSTGAHRFGNFSGFQTEFGNDKGIDTWTYLPSTPIALDGSITVAAANLTIAKTDNVTTIAAGSPITYTITVTNNGPSTAIGATVIDNIPASITDVNWTCAITAGTGACGTANGTGNAINTTVNLNSGATATYTVTGTVSPTATGTLTNTATVRRPNDTADPVDNDGSGGNNTSESATDTTTIGPPSADLGIAKTDNQTSTTAGSAIAYTITVTNNGTSTVNSVTVTDPIPAGITNPTYTPSTGTYDPATGAWTGLTLATGQSITLTINATVAANATGTLTNTATVAPPAGVTDPNNTNNQSQDTTEIIPPADLAVTKTVDNPNPTVGQTINYTVTLTNTGPSTATNVAITDQIPAGLTFVSSTPSQGTYDNTTGLWTVGTVANGAAVTLTITATVNTTNPITNTATISASDQPDPDPTDNTGTVTVPQQQADLSVAKTVDNPSPGVGQNITYTVTLTNTGPANATGVQVTDQIPAGLTFVSATPSQGTYDNTTGLWNVGNVTNGAGATLRITATVNTTNPITNTAQVSASDQPDPDSTAGNGNASEDDQASVGISQQVADLSLAKTVDNANPSVGQTIAYTVTLSNTGPANATGVQVTDQIPAGLTFVSATPSQGTYDNATGLWNVGNVTNGAGATLRITATVNTTNPITNTAQVSASDQPDPDSTAGNGNASEDDQASVGISQQVADLSLAKTVDNANPSVGQTIAYTVTLSNTGPANATGVQVTEQLPAGLTFVSATPSQGTYDNTTGLWNVGNVTNGAGATLIIRATLNTVGVVTNTAAITAADQSDPDSTPGNNAPGEDDQASVAVPAKPNLRLVKRVTQINSTSFNDLVDDPADANDNAANWPSNYLLGRTDGGRVQPGDEIEYTIYFLSDGSTPAGNVVLCDLVPPNLGFIPNAFGAVQGISVLLNGTQQSYTNSADGDGGQFYPAGTLIPPPPGGVSPQPCGAANTNGAVIVNLGNIPTATGSNPANSYGFIRFRARFIE; from the coding sequence ATGGGTTCACAAAATATTAATTTATCGAAAAAAGTAAATCATCAACTAGAAATTAAAAAACCTGTTAATTTCTCCACTTTTCCTGCTTCCTTAATTTTGGCTGCTTGTGTCGCCGGCTACTGCACAGCGCCGGCTCAGGCAGAAGGCAGCCGAGAGTTAGTCTCAAGTGGGGGCAATAGACCCTTTCTAGAGTGGACAAATCTTGCCCCCACAGCCGGCATCCCCCGACGGACAACCTTAAAAGTTTACGTCAATGCCGGCGAAACAATTAACCTCGGTTCTAGCGTTCCCAATAGCTACGACGCTGGGGCGGGTGCCGGCATCACAGATATTGTTTACCGCAGTCCGTTTGGTGGACAAAATGGCACTTGCGACGTTAATCAAGCAACGGGCTTTGGGTTTATTGATACCCTTGCCAAAGAAGCGGCTGGCCCACTTCCAGCAGCCGGTGGTTACACTCCTTGCACTGTCGTAGCCACGGAAACAGGAATTTATGAAGTAGAATTTCACGCCCCATTTTTTAGCGCCGGTGCCATTGGCAACCCAACCGCAAGAGGTGCAAATGTCGCCTTCCCCACAGATGGCACACAACTTCAAACAGTCGCCGCCTGGGATATCACAGTCACTAATGGAGGGGTACCTATTGCAGGGCGAGTTTATGCAGAATACCTAGCGCTCAATATGGGAAGTACCGACGCCAGCGGGACAACCAATACCAGTCCCATCAGTTCACGAACCTACATTCAAACAGAGGATGGTTATCGCTACTTTGTTGACCTGAACGGTTTGCAGCCGTTTGGATTTATCTATTTTGCCAATAAAAGAGGCTTTACAGACACAGCCGGCAATGCACTTTATCGCTCGATCCGGCTGGATGCTGGGGGAACACTCCCAGCAGGGATTCTCGTAAATCCCACCGAAAAGGTTTTTCTAAACGTCCCCGCAGCAGACTTACCGACATTTGCCACTTCTCCCAGCGGCAGTACATGGCTCCTTACCCCAGCAGCCCCACCCCCTATCCCAACTAATTTCACATTTACTGGGCGTGAAGGAACGCCGAATCAAATGGGAAGCACTCCAGTGGAGGGAGGCGACTTTAGCTTTAATGCACCGGCAAGCATTACAGGGGTTACTTACACCATTCAGATCGATGTCAACCAAGACGGAGATTATAACGACCCAATTGATCGGATCTTGAGAGGTATTGCCGTAGGTGGGTTAAATACCGTGCAATGGGATGGCCGAGATGGCTTTGGAAATCCCATTTCTGCTAGTCTTATTCCCTACGGTGCTTCAATGACACTCAATGGCGGTGAAGTACATTTTCCCTTTTTAGATCCTGAAAATAATGCAGGGGGTCTGATTATTCAGCGGCAAATTCCAATAGGGGGAAGTACCGATACCGTTTATTACGATGATACCGGCTTAACCGGCACCACACCTCCTAACCCAATCAGTGCGATAGCTGGAGTTCCCAGTAGCACTGGCGCTCACAGGTTTGGAAACTTTAGCGGCTTTCAGACGGAATTTGGTAATGACAAAGGCATTGACACGTGGACATATTTACCATCTACACCCATCGCGCTTGATGGAAGTATCACTGTTGCAGCCGCCAATCTCACAATTGCTAAAACGGATAATGTTACAACCATTGCAGCAGGCAGCCCGATTACTTATACCATTACAGTCACGAATAATGGACCCAGTACAGCCATCGGCGCAACGGTGATCGATAACATTCCAGCGAGTATTACCGACGTTAACTGGACTTGTGCAATTACTGCCGGCACTGGCGCTTGTGGAACGGCCAATGGTACAGGAAATGCCATCAACACCACCGTTAATCTCAATAGCGGAGCCACCGCTACCTACACAGTAACCGGAACCGTCTCTCCAACCGCCACCGGCACATTAACCAACACCGCTACCGTGCGCCGGCCCAATGATACTGCCGATCCGGTAGACAATGACGGTAGTGGCGGTAATAACACCAGCGAAAGCGCCACCGATACTACGACCATTGGCCCTCCATCCGCTGACTTAGGGATCGCAAAAACCGACAATCAAACGAGCACCACTGCCGGCAGCGCCATCGCTTATACCATTACCGTAACCAACAACGGCACGAGCACCGTTAATAGCGTCACCGTTACTGATCCGATTCCTGCCGGCATCACTAACCCCACCTACACTCCCAGCACCGGCACTTATGACCCAGCAACCGGCGCTTGGACTGGCTTAACTCTGGCAACCGGACAAAGCATTACCCTCACTATCAACGCCACCGTTGCCGCAAATGCCACCGGCACTTTAACCAATACGGCGACTGTTGCACCTCCTGCCGGTGTCACAGATCCGAATAATACGAACAACCAAAGCCAGGATACAACCGAGATCATTCCACCCGCCGATCTCGCCGTAACCAAAACGGTAGACAATCCCAATCCCACGGTTGGGCAAACGATTAATTACACCGTTACCTTAACCAACACCGGCCCTTCCACTGCCACCAATGTTGCCATTACTGACCAAATCCCTGCCGGTTTAACCTTTGTCTCCTCAACACCGAGTCAGGGAACCTACGATAATACAACCGGCCTTTGGACTGTAGGGACTGTTGCTAATGGGGCTGCTGTTACCTTAACCATTACCGCCACTGTTAACACGACTAACCCCATTACAAATACCGCAACCATTTCCGCTTCAGATCAGCCAGATCCAGATCCGACAGATAACACCGGCACGGTGACAGTACCACAACAGCAAGCCGATTTATCTGTAGCTAAAACTGTTGATAATCCCAGTCCCGGAGTAGGTCAGAATATCACCTACACCGTCACCTTAACCAACACCGGCCCTGCCAATGCGACGGGAGTACAAGTCACTGACCAAATCCCTGCCGGCTTAACGTTTGTCTCGGCAACACCCAGTCAGGGGACTTATGACAATACCACCGGCCTTTGGAATGTGGGCAATGTCACCAATGGTGCCGGTGCTACCCTCAGAATTACTGCCACAGTCAATACAACCAATCCAATTACCAACACCGCCCAAGTTAGCGCCTCAGATCAGCCAGACCCCGACTCGACTGCCGGCAACGGCAATGCCAGTGAAGATGACCAAGCCAGCGTGGGTATATCCCAGCAGGTGGCGGATCTGTCACTGGCTAAAACGGTGGATAATGCTAATCCATCGGTGGGTCAGACAATTGCTTATACCGTGACTCTGAGCAACACCGGCCCTGCCAATGCGACGGGAGTGCAAGTCACTGACCAAATCCCTGCCGGTTTAACCTTTGTCTCGGCAACACCCAGTCAGGGAACTTATGACAATGCAACCGGCCTTTGGAATGTGGGCAATGTCACCAATGGTGCCGGTGCTACCCTCAGAATTACTGCCACAGTCAATACAACCAATCCAATTACCAACACCGCCCAAGTTAGCGCCTCAGATCAGCCAGACCCCGACTCGACTGCCGGCAACGGCAATGCCAGTGAAGATGACCAAGCCAGCGTGGGTATATCCCAGCAGGTGGCGGATCTGTCACTGGCTAAAACGGTGGATAATGCTAATCCATCGGTGGGTCAGACAATTGCTTATACCGTGACTCTGAGCAACACCGGCCCTGCCAATGCGACGGGAGTGCAAGTCACTGAACAGTTGCCGGCAGGTTTAACGTTTGTCTCGGCAACACCGAGTCAGGGAACCTACGACAATACAACCGGCCTTTGGAATGTGGGCAATGTCACCAATGGTGCCGGTGCCACCTTAATTATTCGGGCGACGCTGAACACCGTGGGTGTGGTGACAAATACTGCTGCTATCACTGCCGCCGATCAAAGTGATCCAGACTCAACTCCAGGAAACAATGCCCCAGGTGAAGATGACCAAGCCAGTGTAGCGGTGCCGGCAAAACCAAACCTGCGCCTGGTGAAGAGAGTGACCCAAATTAACTCGACAAGCTTTAATGATTTGGTGGATGATCCAGCCGATGCCAATGACAATGCTGCTAACTGGCCCAGCAATTATTTGCTAGGAAGAACCGATGGCGGCAGGGTTCAGCCAGGTGATGAAATTGAATATACAATTTACTTTCTCTCGGATGGGTCTACACCTGCCGGCAATGTTGTTTTGTGTGACTTAGTTCCGCCTAATTTGGGCTTTATTCCCAATGCTTTTGGTGCGGTTCAAGGCATCTCTGTTTTGCTCAATGGAACCCAGCAGTCTTATACCAATAGTGCCGATGGAGATGGGGGTCAATTTTATCCTGCCGGCACCTTAATTCCTCCCCCTCCAGGCGGTGTCTCTCCCCAACCCTGCGGGGCTGCCAATACGAATGGGGCTGTGATTGTTAATTTAGGCAACATTCCCACGGCAACGGGTTCAAATCCTGCGAATTCCTATGGATTTATCCGCTTCCGTGCCCGATTTATTGAGTGA
- the dndE gene encoding DNA sulfur modification protein DndE: protein MESPIDRIKLSQTGKDQLTKLKRLTKIDQWNILCRWAFCRSLAEPSIPSPVPIPADSNVELTWRVFGGEISDILLIALKQRCHNDGLGTDKETLANQFRLHLHRGIGYLAGDPNIKKIEDLIEIPLKSQT, encoded by the coding sequence ATGGAATCACCAATCGACCGAATTAAACTCTCCCAAACCGGCAAAGATCAACTCACCAAACTCAAACGCCTCACCAAAATCGACCAATGGAATATCCTCTGCCGGTGGGCATTTTGCCGTTCCCTCGCCGAACCCAGCATCCCCTCACCCGTCCCCATCCCCGCCGATAGCAACGTCGAACTCACCTGGCGCGTCTTCGGCGGAGAAATCTCCGATATCCTCTTAATTGCCCTCAAACAACGCTGCCACAACGACGGATTAGGAACCGACAAAGAAACCCTCGCTAACCAATTTCGCCTCCACCTGCATCGCGGCATCGGTTACTTAGCCGGCGATCCAAATATCAAAAAAATCGAAGACTTAATAGAAATCCCCCTAAAATCCCAAACCTAA
- a CDS encoding pentapeptide repeat-containing protein, translating into MEVRDLLNRYESGERNFADSDLSGADLKGVTLVGVNLTKANLRGADLSRAVLTKTDLSSACLNWANLSFVKMSEGKLADADLTKATLTGAYMVKAKLPRAKLSGANLTGVNFRSANLWSANLCGANLQGVNFRNAKLTGANLSWANLCCARLSGAMLYGAILSGVNLSQAYLNGVDLNGSDLNGINLSDAKLNNANLEGSNLVSANLTEAQLRWASLIGADLTGANLSRASLYKSNLDWTRLNRADLTEADLSEATLMGASIDGAEFAGATLPELTRRYFYLTADGSPTLAVST; encoded by the coding sequence ATGGAAGTTCGGGATTTACTCAATCGGTATGAATCAGGAGAAAGGAACTTTGCCGACTCCGATCTCAGTGGAGCCGATCTCAAAGGAGTCACTCTCGTTGGAGTTAACCTCACCAAAGCTAACCTTAGAGGTGCGGATCTCAGTAGAGCGGTACTTACCAAAACCGATCTCAGTAGCGCTTGTTTAAACTGGGCTAACCTGAGCTTTGTCAAAATGAGCGAAGGAAAATTGGCAGATGCAGACCTCACCAAAGCCACCTTAACGGGTGCCTACATGGTAAAAGCCAAATTACCCAGAGCGAAACTCAGTGGCGCAAACCTCACCGGCGTTAACTTCCGAAGTGCGAATCTTTGGAGTGCCAACCTTTGCGGAGCAAATTTGCAAGGAGTTAACTTTCGGAATGCAAAACTCACGGGAGCCAATTTGAGTTGGGCGAACCTGTGCTGTGCAAGGCTAAGTGGAGCGATGCTTTATGGTGCAATTTTAAGCGGTGTGAACCTCAGCCAAGCTTACTTAAACGGGGTTGATCTCAATGGAAGCGATCTCAACGGCATTAACCTAAGTGATGCTAAACTCAATAACGCAAATCTTGAAGGCTCTAACTTAGTTTCTGCCAATCTTACAGAAGCTCAGCTACGGTGGGCTAGCTTAATTGGGGCAGACTTGACAGGTGCCAACCTATCGCGAGCCTCGCTTTATAAATCTAACTTGGACTGGACAAGACTAAACCGGGCGGACTTAACAGAAGCAGACTTAAGCGAAGCCACACTGATGGGCGCTTCCATTGATGGAGCTGAATTTGCCGGCGCAACGCTACCGGAGTTGACGAGACGCTATTTTTACTTAACCGCTGATGGTTCTCCAACCCTGGCAGTTTCAACTTAA
- the hppD gene encoding 4-hydroxyphenylpyruvate dioxygenase, which yields MVVGIKNEVAPAQETDFLRIKGIDYVEYYVSNAFQTMHFFRTAFGFKPIAYAGFETGVRDHVSYVSRQRNIRFVFTSSFEQESQVSKHVAKHGDGVKDIAFKVDDAVYAFEESVKRGAKPILEPTVCEDENGQAIKATIGVCGDFVHSFIQRDNYEGAFLPNFETIKNPPITLSTGLSSIDHMVLCVPEGELQQWVDYYCQALGFQNSYNLDVTSSVSGMHYAVAQNGIGSIKMSIVEPVLGTQKSQIQEFLMFNNGPGIQHIAMLSNDIVQTVQSLRGNGMEFLRTPDTYYDMLEERIGEIDEDISVLRELGVLADRDEEGYLMQVFTKPIQGRPTLFLEIIQRHGTRLFGHGNIEALFKAVEREQALRGNL from the coding sequence ATGGTAGTCGGAATTAAAAACGAAGTTGCGCCGGCACAAGAAACCGATTTTTTACGAATTAAGGGCATCGACTATGTAGAGTATTACGTTAGTAACGCATTTCAAACAATGCACTTTTTCCGCACAGCATTTGGGTTTAAGCCCATTGCTTATGCCGGCTTTGAAACCGGCGTGCGTGATCACGTCTCCTATGTGTCCAGACAGCGCAACATTCGGTTTGTCTTCACCTCCTCATTCGAGCAAGAGAGCCAAGTTAGCAAACACGTCGCAAAACATGGTGATGGCGTCAAAGATATTGCCTTCAAAGTCGATGATGCCGTTTACGCCTTTGAAGAATCCGTAAAACGGGGTGCCAAACCCATCCTGGAACCAACCGTTTGTGAAGACGAAAACGGACAAGCCATTAAAGCAACCATCGGAGTTTGTGGCGACTTTGTTCACTCCTTTATCCAACGCGATAATTACGAAGGCGCATTTTTACCCAACTTTGAAACCATTAAAAATCCGCCCATCACCTTATCGACAGGACTTTCCTCAATCGACCACATGGTTTTGTGCGTTCCAGAAGGCGAACTCCAACAATGGGTTGATTACTATTGCCAAGCCCTCGGCTTCCAAAATTCCTACAATCTTGATGTTACGAGTTCCGTCAGCGGAATGCACTATGCAGTCGCTCAGAACGGGATTGGCTCAATCAAAATGTCGATTGTCGAGCCGGTTTTAGGAACACAAAAATCGCAAATTCAAGAATTCCTGATGTTCAATAACGGCCCAGGAATTCAGCACATCGCCATGCTATCAAACGACATCGTGCAAACAGTGCAATCCCTGCGCGGAAACGGCATGGAATTTTTACGCACGCCTGATACCTACTACGATATGCTCGAAGAACGCATTGGCGAAATCGACGAAGATATCTCAGTATTGCGCGAACTGGGAGTCTTAGCAGATCGTGACGAAGAAGGCTACTTGATGCAAGTCTTTACCAAGCCAATTCAAGGCCGGCCCACCCTCTTTTTAGAAATCATTCAGCGCCACGGCACTCGCCTATTCGGACACGGCAACATTGAAGCATTATTTAAAGCCGTCGAGCGCGAACAAGCCTTGCGCGGGAATTTGTAA
- the dndD gene encoding DNA sulfur modification protein DndD, with translation MIFRELILENFGPYQGKQIIDLTPETGSTTRPIILFGGMNGGGKTTLMDALRLSLYGIRAQCSTRGNLSYPDFLSQCVNRNTPPTEKARIELTFEQVQEDGLAQYKIVRYWEKEPKEGKDTLGILTKSEFQKEWWKDDALTNTWDEYIETLLPLGISNLFLFDGEQVKELAEVETPPDFVVGAIKSLLGLELAERLSVDLDILLTRKRKEAAAAKDIATLDKIEQKFQQIAAEKEIAAEQQGSYGDKLKWTEETLKKATDKFILEGGKIAGDRSRLDAEKKDLTTQAETTRQSLIDLAAGALPLTLITPLLEEAKIQAETEAGQQQAKIAAAAIKQRSNRLLNYINELSIKPDLFEKIQTFIAQENQELEAQAVAEPWLDVDIESLSQLENLLRYELPAFSTAVGKQLQYLKRIETDIDFKDRELAAAASPEAYEKLETAVREAHKEVAYAKAGSEIASRRIEELNRELAKTQKELEKYSDEYIQQKNSQHIITSIAKAQNTLKQFREKLTIQKLTKLENAVTDCFRYLLHKSDLVHRVAIDTNTFSLSLFDPQGQPVPKHRLSAGEKQLLAIALLWGLARVSGRHLPVAIDTPLGRLDSSHRQNLVERYFPSASHQVILLSTDTEVRKVEVEKLRELDAVAREYLLKYDGSERQTKVESGYFW, from the coding sequence ATGATCTTTCGCGAACTCATCCTAGAAAATTTTGGCCCCTATCAGGGCAAACAAATTATCGATCTCACCCCCGAAACCGGCAGCACAACCCGCCCAATTATTCTGTTTGGCGGCATGAATGGGGGTGGCAAAACAACCCTCATGGATGCCCTTCGTCTTTCCCTCTATGGCATTCGCGCCCAGTGTTCCACCAGAGGCAATTTGAGCTACCCAGACTTTCTCTCCCAATGCGTTAACCGCAACACTCCACCGACAGAAAAAGCCCGCATTGAATTAACATTTGAACAAGTTCAAGAAGACGGGTTAGCGCAATATAAAATCGTCCGCTATTGGGAAAAAGAACCCAAAGAGGGAAAAGATACATTAGGCATTCTCACTAAAAGCGAATTTCAGAAAGAATGGTGGAAAGATGATGCCCTAACAAATACTTGGGATGAGTATATCGAAACCCTGCTCCCGCTTGGGATTTCTAACTTGTTTCTCTTTGACGGTGAACAGGTGAAAGAACTGGCAGAAGTCGAAACTCCCCCGGATTTTGTTGTCGGTGCGATTAAATCTCTTTTAGGGTTAGAACTTGCGGAACGCTTATCTGTTGATTTAGATATTTTACTCACTCGCAAACGCAAAGAAGCGGCTGCGGCAAAAGATATCGCCACGCTGGATAAAATCGAACAAAAATTTCAGCAAATTGCCGCAGAAAAAGAAATTGCCGCAGAACAGCAAGGCAGCTACGGGGATAAGTTAAAATGGACTGAAGAAACCCTGAAAAAAGCTACCGATAAATTTATTTTAGAAGGGGGAAAAATTGCCGGGGATCGCAGCCGGCTGGATGCAGAAAAAAAGGATTTGACAACACAGGCAGAAACAACCCGTCAGTCCCTAATTGATCTCGCTGCCGGTGCTTTACCCCTCACCCTGATTACTCCCCTGTTAGAGGAAGCAAAAATTCAAGCGGAAACAGAAGCCGGTCAACAGCAAGCAAAAATTGCAGCCGCTGCTATCAAACAGCGAAGTAATCGTCTGCTTAATTATATCAATGAGTTATCAATAAAGCCTGATTTATTTGAGAAAATTCAAACGTTTATTGCTCAAGAAAATCAAGAATTAGAAGCCCAAGCCGTTGCAGAACCCTGGCTAGATGTCGATATCGAAAGCCTCAGCCAACTGGAAAACTTACTGCGATACGAACTGCCGGCATTCTCAACCGCTGTCGGCAAACAATTACAGTATCTTAAACGCATTGAAACCGATATTGATTTTAAAGACAGAGAACTCGCCGCCGCCGCCTCACCGGAAGCCTATGAAAAATTAGAAACTGCGGTGAGAGAAGCCCACAAAGAAGTCGCCTACGCCAAAGCCGGCAGCGAAATCGCCAGCCGGCGCATCGAAGAATTAAACCGAGAACTCGCTAAAACTCAAAAAGAATTAGAAAAATACAGCGATGAATATATCCAGCAAAAAAATAGTCAGCACATCATCACATCAATTGCTAAAGCCCAAAACACCCTGAAACAGTTTCGGGAAAAATTAACGATTCAAAAACTCACAAAATTAGAAAACGCCGTCACCGATTGCTTCCGCTATCTCCTGCACAAATCAGATTTAGTGCATCGCGTCGCCATAGACACCAACACCTTCAGCCTTTCCCTCTTTGATCCGCAAGGACAGCCGGTGCCCAAACACCGCTTATCTGCCGGCGAAAAACAACTGCTTGCCATTGCACTTTTGTGGGGATTAGCCCGCGTTTCCGGGCGTCACTTGCCGGTTGCTATTGACACTCCTTTAGGACGTTTAGATTCATCCCACCGGCAGAATTTAGTTGAGCGTTATTTTCCCTCTGCCAGTCATCAAGTTATTCTGCTTTCTACGGATACTGAAGTGAGAAAAGTAGAAGTAGAAAAACTGAGGGAATTGGATGCAGTTGCTCGTGAATATCTGTTGAAATATGATGGAAGTGAGCGTCAGACAAAAGTGGAAAGTGGGTATTTTTGGTAA
- a CDS encoding DNA phosphorothioation-associated putative methyltransferase, which produces MVALVPEALEIERHRAAMVRTDLSKPVRLAIESAIFTEHTSFFDYGCGHGGDVTRLANLGCASTGWDPYYCPDAPITPADIVNIGYVINVIEDPEERRHALQQAWDLTGQVLIVAAQVLISNRSSDQIAYGDGIVTRRNTFQKYYEQAELKTYIDTVLNVDAVPVDLGIYFVFRDAAQAQSFRVSCFRSFASTPRIRIPSKRFEDYQEQLAPLMAFVTHRGRLPVKGELPEEIELNKEFGSIRRAFQVILLATDEEDWDAIAYRRSLDLLVYLALTHFGHRPSARKLAPEIKHDIKAFFGTYDEACETADRMLFSLGNPGVVAGCCQRSQIGKKLRNALYVHVSALEQLDPLLRIYEGCASRTIGCLEGATLIKFHTDKPKISYLFYPDFDTEPHPALHTSMQIDLRDLDVKYSDYDTSDNPPILHRKETFVTPDYPRYEEFAQLTQQEENWGLLENTSTIGRHKGWQECLAENYADIRGHCVYWREDAEPSKVAALRSARPTLEAGNCLLFMKETDEVGACGKAISESTLNLP; this is translated from the coding sequence ATGGTCGCTTTAGTCCCGGAAGCTTTAGAAATTGAGCGTCACAGAGCCGCAATGGTTCGTACAGACCTCTCTAAACCCGTGCGATTGGCAATCGAATCGGCAATCTTTACAGAACATACCAGCTTTTTTGACTATGGCTGCGGACACGGCGGCGACGTTACTCGACTGGCAAACCTAGGCTGTGCCAGCACCGGCTGGGACCCCTACTACTGCCCTGACGCCCCCATAACTCCCGCAGATATTGTTAATATTGGCTACGTGATCAACGTTATCGAAGATCCAGAGGAACGCCGGCACGCCTTGCAGCAAGCCTGGGATCTCACCGGCCAAGTTTTGATTGTAGCCGCCCAAGTTTTAATCAGTAACCGTAGCAGCGATCAAATCGCCTACGGAGATGGCATCGTCACCCGCCGCAACACTTTCCAAAAATATTACGAACAAGCAGAACTGAAAACCTACATCGACACAGTTCTCAATGTTGATGCGGTGCCGGTGGATTTAGGGATCTATTTCGTTTTCCGAGATGCCGCGCAAGCTCAAAGCTTTCGGGTTTCCTGCTTCCGATCTTTCGCCTCAACACCCAGAATTCGCATCCCCAGCAAACGCTTTGAGGATTATCAAGAACAACTCGCACCCCTGATGGCATTTGTCACCCATCGCGGCAGACTGCCGGTAAAGGGAGAATTACCCGAAGAAATCGAACTCAATAAAGAATTTGGCAGTATCCGCCGCGCCTTCCAAGTCATTCTCCTCGCCACCGACGAAGAAGATTGGGATGCCATCGCGTACCGGCGCAGTCTCGACCTCTTAGTTTATCTCGCGCTCACCCATTTTGGCCACCGGCCCAGCGCCAGAAAACTTGCCCCAGAAATCAAACACGATATCAAAGCCTTCTTCGGCACTTATGACGAAGCCTGTGAAACTGCTGACAGAATGCTCTTTAGCCTCGGAAATCCAGGCGTCGTTGCCGGCTGTTGTCAGCGCAGCCAAATTGGTAAAAAACTCCGTAATGCTCTCTACGTCCACGTTAGCGCCCTGGAACAGCTCGATCCCCTCCTCAGAATCTATGAAGGCTGTGCCAGCCGTACCATCGGGTGTTTAGAGGGTGCAACCTTAATTAAATTTCACACCGATAAGCCCAAAATTTCCTATCTCTTCTATCCAGATTTCGACACCGAACCCCATCCCGCCTTGCACACCAGTATGCAAATCGATCTGCGGGATCTCGATGTCAAATATAGCGACTACGACACCTCCGACAACCCCCCAATCCTGCACCGCAAAGAAACCTTCGTCACCCCCGACTATCCCCGCTACGAAGAATTTGCCCAACTCACCCAGCAAGAAGAAAATTGGGGCTTACTCGAAAACACCTCAACCATCGGTAGGCACAAAGGCTGGCAAGAATGCCTTGCCGAAAACTACGCCGACATCCGGGGACACTGCGTTTACTGGCGCGAAGATGCTGAGCCTTCTAAAGTAGCAGCTTTGCGAAGCGCCCGCCCCACCCTGGAAGCCGGCAACTGTCTTCTGTTTATGAAAGAGACAGATGAAGTGGGTGCGTGCGGCAAAGCAATCAGCGAATCCACATTAAATTTGCCTTAA
- the cutA gene encoding divalent-cation tolerance protein CutA has product MQKDSRPPQYAVVMVTAASRTEAEMIAKALIEAHLAACVSLLPVHSIYTWQGEVQSEDEWQLLIKTDLSKFSDLESKVRELHSYEVPEIIALPIVAGSQSYLKWISENVKSEK; this is encoded by the coding sequence ATGCAAAAAGATTCTAGGCCACCTCAGTACGCTGTGGTGATGGTGACAGCCGCTTCGCGCACGGAAGCAGAAATGATTGCCAAAGCTTTAATAGAAGCGCATCTGGCAGCTTGCGTGAGCTTGCTTCCCGTCCATTCAATTTACACTTGGCAGGGCGAAGTGCAATCAGAGGATGAGTGGCAACTGCTGATTAAAACAGATTTGAGCAAATTTTCAGATTTGGAAAGCAAAGTGCGAGAACTGCACTCTTATGAAGTGCCAGAAATTATTGCATTGCCAATAGTTGCCGGCTCTCAGTCCTATTTAAAATGGATTTCTGAAAACGTGAAATCGGAAAAGTAA